One Lycium barbarum isolate Lr01 chromosome 5, ASM1917538v2, whole genome shotgun sequence genomic window carries:
- the LOC132641864 gene encoding uncharacterized protein LOC132641864: MMAVKANPNSLSLSSTHYYSCFPTHRISLKNFPFLPDFQCRNLVWACSKKPISGSLNLDPSFSNSGSGSSKMDLMNDGVEVSSSPSNAIDFLTLCHSLKTTKRKGWVNHAIKGPESIADHMYRMSLMALIAGDLPGVNRERCIKMAIVHDIAEAIVGDITPSDGVPKAEKSRLEQAALTEMCKVLGGGMRAEEIKELWQEYENNASLEANLVKDFDKVEMILQALEYESEHGKVLDEFFLSTAGKFQTEIGKSWAAEIHSRRNSIQGK; the protein is encoded by the exons ATGATGGCAGTTAAAGCAAACCCAAATTCCCTTTCCCTTTCATCAACTCATTATTACTCTTGTTTCCCAACTCATAGAATTTCTTTAAAAAACTTTCCTTTTTTGCCTGATTTTCAATGTAGAAACCTTGTTTGGGCTTGTTCTAAGAAACCCATATCGGGTTCTTTAAATTTGGATCCGAGTTTCTCGAATTCTGGGTCCGGGTCATCAAAAATGGATTTAATGAACGATGGTGTTGAAGTTTCGTCTTCTCCTTCAAATGCCATTGATTTCCTCACTTTGTGTCATAGTCTTAAG ACCACAAAGCGAAAGGGATGGGTAAATCATGCGATAAAAGGTCCTGAATCTATTGCTGATCATATGTACCGTATGTCCCTGATGGCCCTGATTGCTGGTGACCTTCCTGGCGTTAATAGGGAAAG GTGTATTAAGATGGCCATTGTTCATGATATCGCAGAAG CAATTGTTGGAGATATAACTCCGTCTGATGGTGTACCTAAGGCTGAAAAAAGCAGGCTTGAGCAAGCTGCTTTGACCGAAATGTGCAAAGTTCTTGGTGGAGGGATGAGAG CTGAAGAGATTAAAGAACTGTGGCAAGAGTACGAAAACAATGCTTCACTGGAGGCCAATCTTGTAAAAGATTTTGACAAG GTTGAAATGATCCTGCAGGCATTGGAATATGAATCAG AACATGGGAAGGTACTGGATGAGTTTTTCCTTTCAACTGCAG GAAAATTTCAAACAGAAATAGGAAAAAGCTGGGCAGCTGAAATCCATTCGAGGAGAAACTCCATACAGGGAAAATGA